A DNA window from Phycisphaerales bacterium AB-hyl4 contains the following coding sequences:
- a CDS encoding PfkB family carbohydrate kinase has translation MSLIVTGSIGIDSIEAPTGKADEVLGGSSIYFAAAASFFGPVRLVGAVGEDFPEKFLATFRHFDIDLAGLETRIGSKTFRWHGRYHENMNDRDTINVELNVLAEDLPPVPDNYRDSKYIFLANTHPDAQMALLEQFPDHELAVADTMDLWIENERESLVKLLSKIDGLVLNDSEAFQLTEKTNLVQAAEEILAHGPTFVVIKKGEHGAFLMHKEGIGALPAYAARDVVDPTGAGDSFAGGMMGYLAAANDHSIDSLRKAIAYGTVVASYNIESFSLERLMKIDRNLIDKRLKQFSDMLVIGP, from the coding sequence ATGAGCTTGATTGTTACCGGCAGCATTGGCATTGACTCCATCGAAGCCCCCACCGGCAAGGCCGACGAGGTTCTGGGCGGCTCGAGTATCTACTTCGCGGCGGCGGCGAGCTTCTTCGGACCCGTTCGGCTGGTCGGAGCGGTGGGTGAGGATTTCCCCGAGAAATTCCTCGCGACCTTCCGTCACTTCGACATTGACCTGGCGGGCCTGGAGACGCGCATCGGCAGCAAGACCTTCCGCTGGCACGGCCGATACCACGAGAACATGAACGACCGCGACACGATCAACGTCGAACTCAACGTCCTCGCGGAAGACCTGCCGCCCGTGCCGGACAACTACCGCGACAGCAAGTACATTTTTCTGGCCAACACGCACCCGGATGCGCAGATGGCGTTGCTCGAACAGTTCCCCGACCATGAGCTCGCCGTCGCCGACACGATGGACCTGTGGATTGAGAACGAGCGTGAGTCGCTGGTCAAACTGCTGAGCAAGATCGACGGCCTTGTGCTCAACGACTCCGAAGCCTTCCAGCTCACCGAGAAGACCAACCTCGTCCAAGCCGCGGAGGAAATTCTCGCGCACGGCCCGACGTTTGTCGTCATCAAGAAGGGCGAGCACGGCGCCTTCCTCATGCACAAGGAAGGCATCGGCGCATTGCCGGCGTACGCGGCTCGTGACGTGGTCGACCCCACGGGTGCGGGCGACAGCTTCGCCGGCGGCATGATGGGCTATCTCGCCGCGGCGAATGACCACTCGATCGACAGCCTGCGCAAAGCGATCGCTTACGGCACGGTGGTCGCCAGCTACAACATTGAGTCGTTCAGCCTTGAGCGGCTGATGAAGATCGACCGCAACCTGATCGACAAGCGTCTCAAGCAGTTCAGCGATATGCTCGTCATCGGGCCGTGA
- a CDS encoding EVE domain-containing protein: MKYWLVKSEPDVWSWDDQCKAKNQTTHWDGVRNAQASNNLKAMSKGDRCLFYHSNKERAVVGIVEVVKEFYPDPGDESGRFGMVDVKAVEPLKNPVTLKQIKAEPAFEQLALVRQPRLSVMPVDAKSFKQIIRMSG; this comes from the coding sequence ATGAAATACTGGCTCGTTAAATCGGAGCCCGACGTCTGGTCGTGGGACGATCAGTGCAAGGCGAAAAACCAGACCACGCACTGGGACGGCGTCCGCAATGCGCAGGCGTCGAACAACCTCAAGGCGATGAGCAAAGGCGATCGCTGCCTGTTCTATCACTCGAACAAGGAGCGGGCGGTGGTGGGCATCGTGGAGGTGGTAAAAGAGTTCTACCCCGACCCCGGCGACGAGTCGGGGCGGTTCGGGATGGTGGATGTGAAAGCGGTCGAGCCGCTGAAGAACCCGGTGACGCTGAAGCAGATCAAGGCCGAGCCCGCTTTTGAGCAGCTGGCACTGGTCCGGCAGCCGCGGCTGTCGGTGATGCCGGTGGACGCGAAATCGTTCAAGCAGATAATCCGGATGAGCGGATGA
- the gltX gene encoding glutamate--tRNA ligase, producing the protein MTSKPILTRFAPSPTGSLHVGGARTALFCWAYARRYGGQFLLRIEDTDQARSTEASTAGILRDLKWLGLDWDQGPELDAAGHVTEKGDRGPYFQSKRLDLYQQHLDRLLSEGKAYKCFKTTEQLDAERQAARKEKRAYKYDSTEALSLTAEQIAAYEAEGRPYVIRFRMPGEDLVVNDLVLGEVRFPIEQQDDFVIRKADGYPTFHLAVVVDDHEMQVSHVIRGQEHLNNTAKHVALQDALGFDRPNYAHIPLIFNADGSKMSKRDKAKVARAEAKAQGLPSLGVIDDDRFQAFMNKKNDDIDIAAAIAEKLGLTLPEIDVDDFRRSGYLPEVLNNYLALLGWSPGDNVERFGDDPLGFIREKFSLERVGKSNARFDREKLFRFNAEAIVTMDPRAFRQQVYAVNDVLHEHFEGPDDPKFAMFCNAYQERSRTLVEPMENAMFFFVANDAVAYDEKAVQKVLHKNDGDGLKVLEELKAKFEQIPHEGWSAEPLHELVKQHAEETGRGMGKVAQPIRVAVSGNTISPPIDQTLVILGKDAVLRRIERCVRECAAKA; encoded by the coding sequence ATGACCAGCAAACCGATCCTCACTCGTTTCGCTCCCAGTCCCACTGGCTCGCTACATGTCGGCGGCGCTCGCACGGCCCTGTTCTGCTGGGCCTACGCACGTCGATATGGCGGTCAGTTCCTGTTGCGCATTGAGGACACCGACCAGGCACGCTCCACCGAAGCGTCCACGGCCGGCATCCTGCGCGACCTCAAATGGCTCGGCCTCGACTGGGACCAGGGCCCCGAACTCGACGCCGCGGGCCACGTCACCGAAAAAGGCGACCGCGGCCCCTACTTCCAGAGCAAACGCCTCGACCTTTATCAACAACACCTCGACCGCCTGCTCAGCGAAGGCAAGGCGTACAAGTGTTTCAAAACCACCGAGCAGCTCGACGCCGAGCGGCAGGCGGCACGCAAGGAAAAGCGGGCGTACAAGTATGACTCGACTGAGGCATTGTCGTTGACCGCCGAGCAGATCGCGGCGTATGAGGCCGAGGGTCGGCCGTACGTCATCCGCTTCCGCATGCCCGGCGAAGACCTCGTCGTCAACGACCTCGTGCTCGGCGAAGTCCGCTTCCCGATCGAGCAGCAGGACGATTTTGTCATCCGCAAAGCAGACGGCTACCCGACCTTTCACCTTGCCGTGGTGGTGGACGACCACGAGATGCAGGTGTCACACGTCATCCGCGGGCAGGAGCATCTGAACAACACAGCGAAGCACGTGGCGTTGCAGGACGCACTGGGCTTCGATCGGCCCAACTACGCACACATCCCGCTGATCTTCAACGCCGACGGGTCGAAGATGTCCAAGCGCGATAAGGCGAAGGTGGCGCGAGCCGAGGCCAAAGCCCAAGGATTGCCATCCCTGGGCGTTATCGACGACGATCGCTTCCAGGCGTTCATGAATAAGAAAAACGACGACATCGACATCGCGGCCGCGATCGCGGAAAAGCTCGGGCTGACATTGCCCGAAATCGATGTCGACGACTTTCGTCGCAGCGGCTATCTGCCGGAGGTGCTCAACAACTATCTCGCGCTGCTCGGCTGGTCGCCGGGCGATAATGTCGAGCGGTTCGGTGATGACCCGTTGGGCTTCATCCGCGAGAAGTTCAGCCTCGAACGTGTGGGCAAGTCGAACGCTCGCTTCGACCGCGAGAAGCTGTTCCGCTTCAATGCCGAGGCGATCGTGACGATGGACCCCCGGGCGTTTCGACAGCAGGTTTATGCCGTGAACGACGTGTTGCATGAGCACTTTGAAGGGCCGGACGATCCGAAGTTTGCCATGTTCTGCAACGCTTACCAGGAGCGGTCGCGCACGCTGGTTGAGCCGATGGAGAACGCCATGTTCTTCTTCGTGGCCAACGATGCGGTCGCGTATGACGAGAAGGCGGTGCAGAAGGTGTTGCACAAGAACGACGGCGACGGGTTGAAGGTGCTCGAAGAACTCAAAGCGAAGTTTGAGCAGATACCGCATGAGGGCTGGTCTGCCGAGCCGTTGCACGAGTTGGTCAAGCAGCACGCTGAGGAGACCGGCCGGGGCATGGGCAAGGTGGCGCAACCGATCCGCGTCGCGGTGAGCGGCAACACGATCAGCCCGCCGATCGACCAGACACTGGTGATATTGGGCAAGGACGCGGTGCTGCGACGCATCGAGCGATGCGTACGCGAATGCGCCGCGAAGGCATGA